TCAATGGCCGCACCAAATATCAGCACGACCCGCACATAGACCCCACGCTTTCATGGGCTGGTAAAAAAGAGGGCATGAACGTTGAAGTGCAGAATGTTTCGCTCCATATCCACGAGCGGATTGACCCGTCCCGGATTGTAAAGTCTTTTCTTAAGCCGCAAAAAACAGAAGAGCAGCTTTCCCTTTTCGACGAACCTGAAAACAATCCGCCGCTTGTCAAAGCCATCGACTTTTACCGCCACGAGCAGGACTGGACCAACCGTCTCATTGCCGGCGATTCGCTTCTCGTGATGAACTCGCTCCTTGTAAAAGAAGGCATGGCTGGCAAGGTGCAGATGATCTATATAGACCCCCCCTATGGCATAAAGTACAACAGCAACTTCCAACCTTTTGTGAACAAGCGCGATGTGAAGGACGGTAACGACGCCGACATTCCGGCAGAGCCGGAGATGATTCAGGCCTTCCGCGACACATGGGAACTGGAAATTCATTCATATCTTACCCATTTGCGTGACCGGCTGCTGTTAGCTCGGGAACTATTGAATGAAAGCGGAAGCGTATTTGTGCAGATCAGCGATGAAAATGTGCATCACGTACGGGAGATTTGTGATGAGGTGTTTGGCGTTCAGAATTTCTGCAATATCATTTCATTTCAGAAAACTGGAAGCATCGCAAGCAATGGTCTTGGAGTCACCGTTGACTTTTTGGTATGGTATGCAAAAGATAAATCCAAGTTTAAGTATCATCAACTATATACACCAAGGAGGGAAGGTCATCCTTCATTGGATAGATATGACTACGTCGAGAGTAAAGAGGGGAAATATATAAGATTGAAAGTTGAACATATCAGAGGTGAGCTTCCTTTGCCCGAGGGCAAACGGTTTGGATTCACCCCCCTTATATCTGATGGTGCAGCAAAAGAAAACAAACCTTTTTTATTCAATGGTGAAACTTTTTTCGCTCCACCAAACAAGCATTGGAAGACTGACCCAGAAAAGGGAGGTCTGCAACTCGTCAGAGCAGGTAGGATAGCCAAGGTTGGCAATCAACTATGGTATAAAAGGTATGTAGATGATTTTCCTTTTGTTCCTATGAACGATCGTTGGGAATCAATTCAGATCGGAACTGGTCTACTCTATGTAGTCCAGACAGCAGCAAGAGTAATCGAGCGCTGCCTCCTCATGACCACAGACCCAGGCGACCTCGTTCTTGATATCACCTGTGGTTCAGGCACAACAGCCTTCGTGGGAGAGCGGTGGGGCCGACGCTGGATTACCTGCGACACGAGCCGCGTGGCCATCACCCTTGCCAAACAGAGGCTTATGACCGCAAAGTTTGACTACTTTGAACTTGCCTATCCAGAGCAGGGCATCAAGAGTGGCTTCAAATATAAGACCGTACCTCATGTCACATTAAAATCTATTGCCAATAACGAACCACCCGCACAGGAAACACTTTACGACCAGCCGTTCAAAGTGAGCGGTACCGTGCGCGTCACCGGCCCTTTCACCGTGGAGGCGGTGCCTTCGCTTCGCGTCAAACCCTTTGACGGCAATCTGCCGAAGCTGGAAGTGAGCGGGCAGGAACTTGCCCGCATTGGTGAGACCGGCAAGCAGGCGGAATGGCGTGATGAACTGAAAAGCACTGGCATCCGCGCCGTGGGCGGGCGGACAATAACTTTTAGCCGTGTGGAACCCATGACCGCTACACGGTTTCTACATGCGCGGGCGGAAGTGCTTGAAAAAGACGGCACCAACAAACTGGCCTACATTTCTTTCGGCCCCGACTACGGCCCGCTGGAACAGCGTCAGGCAGAGGCAGCCATTACCGAAGCGCGAAGCCTTAAAGAAAAACCGGACTTTGTTATTTTCGCGGCATTTCACTTTGACCCAGAAGCGAGCAAAGACATCGACCAGATGGACTGGCCGGGCGTGACCATTCTCAAGGCCCAGATGAGCGTTGACCTCCTCACCACAGATTTACGCAAGAAACGTTCATCGAACCAAAGCTACTGGCTCATCGGACAACCCGATGTGGAAGTGAAAAAGCAGAAAGACGGTCGGTATTTGGTAAAGCTCCACGGCTTTGACTATTATGACCCCACCTGCGGTGAGATTATTTCAAAGGGCACCAAGCATATTGCTATGTGGTTTTTAGATACCGATTACGATGAGCGTAGCCTCATGCCTGATCAGGTCTTCTTCCCCGAAGGCGATAAGAAGCGTGACTGGACAAAACTCGCCAAGGTGCTCAAGAGCGAAGTTAATGAAGACGCGCTGGAAAAATTCTCAGGTGTAGAGTCCATTCCATTTTCTGCCGGGGATAATAATAAGATTGCCGTTAAGATTATCGACAATCGCGGTATTGAGTCTTTTGTTATTAAGGAATTGGAGTAATCTATGGCTCAGAAAGTTATTGACACCCTGATTATCAATAATCCCTATGAGGAACCTAAACAGTATTGGAAATATATTAGGGAAACGCAGGAATTTGAATTGTTAGATGGTCGCCGCGACTCAGGCTACTGGAAAGCCACACAGCGAACCGCAAAAAACGTAGACGATCCCGGCGAATTTGTCACTATTGACCTGGTGAACATAATCCGCCCCCGTGTCCGAAAATGGCGTGTAGCGGGTTATCCTAATTGCACCGGTACCACCAGAAAACTGCTTCAGTACTGGAATGATACAGAACAGCGCGAACAGCGGTTTTTCTTCTGCCAGCTCGAAGCCGTTGAAACCGCCATCTGGCTTACTGAGGCGCCGGAACATGAAAAACAGGGCATTCAAATAACTGGCGACGGAAGCGACTGGCAGAGGCTTTGCCTGAAATTGGCTACAGGTACAGGAAAAACAGTCGTGATGGCCATGCTCATTGCGTGGCAGGCTCTCAATAAAATTGCCAGCCCCAAAGACCAGCGGTTTTCCAAAAATATCCTCATCATAGCACCGGGACTGACTGTCCACGACCGCTTGCAGGTGCTTCTTCCCGAAAAAGAGGATAATTTTTATCAGGTCTTCAATATTGTTGACTCGGTAATGTGGCAGGAACTATTGCAGGTCAAGATAAGAGTAAGAAACTGGCACAAACTTGCACCTATCAACGAAAACTATGGCCCGAAGGTCGTCAAGAAAGGCACTGAGAGCGCAGAAGCTTTTGTCCGCAGAGCTCTGCCTGATTTTGGCAATGCTTCAAATATTCTCGTTATTAATGACGAGGCACATCACTGTCACCGTCCCACTCGCGATGAAGAAAAATCCGAACAGGAAAAAGCTACTATCTGGGTGAGCGGCATTGACCGTATCCATGAAGCGCGCGGCGTTCTCAAGTGCTTTGACCTGACTGCTACACCTTTTAAGCCGACCGGGAGAAACATTCAGGGTGAAATGCTTTTCCCCTGGATTGTGTGTGACTTCGGTCTGAATGACGCCATCGAAAGTGGTTTGGTCAAAACACCGAAAGTCGCTGTACGCGATGATTCGATGATGGGCTCAGATTTAAAGTCGAAGCTGTTCCATATTTATCCAGAAGTGAAAGACGATTTAAACAAAAGGGCGGAACCTCATGAAGGGTTACCTGACCTTGTACGTAACGCGGTAAACATTCTCGGCGGTGACTGGCTGAAAGAAAAAGAGAAGTGGGAAAAGCAAAATCCGCCTCGTGAAACCCCACCTGTCATGATTATGATTTGCAACCGCACGGAAACAGCGGCTCGCCTCGAGTACTCTTTCACTAACGGCTATTTTGCCATTGAAGAACTCGGTGAAAAAAACAATTTGCTCCGCATTGACCAGGATGCGCTTGACAAGCTGGAAGCAGACGAATCTGATAAATTGTCTGGTTCAAAAAAAGAACTTGTTATGCAAGAACGCGAACGGTTAAACACTGTCGGTAAAAAAGGTCGAGCTGGAGCTGATGTGCAGTGTGTCATCGGAGTGAACATGCTTTCCGAAGGGTGGGACGCAAGAACTGTTACGCATATTATCGGACTTCGAGCGTTTACTAGCCAGCTCCTTTGTGAACAGGTCATCGGGCGTGGACTTCGCCGGATTTCTTACGACACCTATTTTGACGAGAAATCTCAAAAAGAAATTTTTGCACCGGAATATGTTACAGTTTTCGGTGTTCCTTTCACATTTCTGCCGGTTGAACAAAAAGAGGGTGAGCCAAAAGAGGAAAAACCTAAAACAAAAATTCAGCCTATTCCTGAGCGGACAGAGAAAGAGATCAAATGGCCTCATGTTCTCAGGGTTGATTACAAATTATGTTACTTCATAGAAATTGACTGGTCAAAGGTTAGTCCTCTTGTTCTTTCGGCAGAAGATGCACCCACCGTTGTTGAAGTCGCTCCGGTTATTGATGGAAAGCCTAAATTCGATCAGTTGAGCGAAATTGATCTTGAAAAGCTTGCAGAACAACACCGCCTTCAAAAGTATCTGTTGCAAGGAGCTGTTCGACTTCACGAGCAGTTTGGAAAGAACTGGCCGGGTGATTCGGGAAGTCATATCAATCAAGCCTATCGTATTATTGAGGAGTTTATAACTTCAAGCAAACTTGAGATGAAACTGCCTTTATTTTATGGAACTGAACGATTGAGAAACATCCTGATTGCTCTCAATATGCAAAAAATCATCAACCATGTCGGTAATGCGATTAGAAGTACAAGCAAAGAATCGCCATCGTTAATACTCGACCCCGTCCGCCCTGTTCGCTCAACAGCTACATCAATGATATGGTGGACCACAAAGCCTACTCAACCAATCCAAAAAAGTCAGATCAGTCATATCGTTGTTGATTCTGGCTGGGAGAAAGTCGGCTTTGAATTTGAGCGCAATCGCATCCAAGGAATTATGTCTTGGGTCAAGAATGACCACTTAGGCTTTGAGATTTACTACCTCTGGCAAGGTCAGACTAAAACATATTACCCTGACTTCATCATCAGATTTGAAGATAGGAGAAATCTCATTCTGGAAGTAAAAGGTCAGACTACAGAACAGGACAAAGCGAAATGGCAAGCAGCAAAGGAATGGGTTAATGCTGTAAATGCTGATGGACGTTTTGGCAAGTGGGAGTTCAAAGTATTAGATGATCCTAAGAACATATTTGAGATTGTTAAATAATTAACAATCTGAAAAGTCTAAGCTGATCGGGAAACTAATTCTCTGCCAAAGGGGTTTTTCTACAGACTCGTTCGGCACTGTGAATTAGTTTAACCGTAACTTTAATGTAAAGGGGGTTTAAATAATGCAGGCTACCAACGTCAAGGAAGAAGCGTACCATCTATTGGAAAAGCTGCCTGAGAATGCCACTTGGGATGACTTGATGTACAAAATCTATGTTCGGCAAGCCATCGAAGCCGGGCTTGAAGATAGCAAGGCTGGTCGAACTATTGATGTAAAAGATGTTCGTGCTAAGTTCGGGTTGTCAAAGTGAGAGTACATTGGACAAACACAGCAGTGGAGCATCTACTGGCAATCTACGAGTATATTGCACAAGACTCCCCCGTGTATGCTCAGCGGATGATTGATAGATTAACTCGGCGCTCGGAGCAGATTGCAACTTTTCCTCTTTCGGGATGCATGGTACCAGAGTATGAAGCCCAAGACATACGCGGAATTGGCCCAAAAAAACTTGAAAATATTCGCCCTTATCTCCTCGTAGGTAAAAAATAGGGGAATAGCATATGCCTAACATTCCAGCAGGACAGCTTCGCCGGCCGTTGAATTAAAACATGATGTGTTTGAAAAGGAGAATTCATGCGAAAGTATACAATAATGGTGTTTTCAATAGTATTAATGCTTAACTTAATCTCATGCTTGGAGGGACCGGCTATGGCTGAAAGGGCGTACAACAAGCTTTCAACGGAAGAAGAAAGAGTCATTGTCCAAAAAGGTACAGAGGCCCCTTTCAGTGGGAAATATAACGACTTTTTTAAAAAGGGTTATTACCACTGCAAACGATGCAATGCACGACTTTATAGTTCAGACGATAAGTTTGCATCTACATGTGGATGGCCAAGCTTTGATGATGAAATCAAAGAAGCCATTAAAAGACAAAAGGATGTTGATGGAAAAAGAACCGAGATATTGTGTGCAAATTGTGGGGCACATTTAGGCCACATTTTTGAAGGAGAAGGACTAACAGAGAAGAATATTAGACATTGTGTCAATTCCATCTCGTTGGTATTTGTATCAAATAAAAAAGAACCTCATAGAGAAAAAGCCTACTTTGCAGGAGGCTGTTTTTGGGGTGTAGAGCATCTCTTTGAGCATAAAGATGGTGTCATTTCGGCAGTCTCAGGTTATATGGGAGGTTCTATGGCAAACCCCTCCTATCAAGATGTGACTCATGGAAATACTGGCCACTTAGAGGTTGTCGAAGTAACATATGACCCGACCAAAGTGAATTATGAGAAACTTGCTAAATTTTTCTTCGAGATTCATGATCCAACACAAGTCGATGGTCAGGGGCCAGATATTGGGAAACAATATCTATCCGCCATTTTTTATAAAAACGATGGTGAGAAAAAGATTGTTCATAAGTTAATAGATATACTCAAAACTAAAGGATATAAAGTCGTAACAAAAGTACTTCCCGCCGGTACCTTTTGGAAGGCGGAAGAGTACCATCAGGACTACTACGACAAGAAAAAACAGCAACCGTACTGCCATGTGTACAAAAAGAAGTTTTAATTAAATTATCAGCAGAGGGAATAATCAGGACCCAGTACTTCAAGATGAAGAGGGCTTCGAAAATACCTGGAGGTATGCAGGCGAGTTTCATCCCTCCTCCCTCCTGCGACTACCTCGAACTTCTCTCTGTAGAGAACCTTCGGGAAGCTGTTCCCTTTTGTTTCGAAGGTCCCTCTGCCCTGTCCCGAAGATACCTGGGGGTAATTCTGGTTTGGGAAGTATTATGTATGCTCTCCCCTCCCTGTCCGGCAAAGCGTCGCCCGGTTTGTGTACGTCCCTTCACTTCGGCTTTTACCTTTCGGCGGACACGTTCACCATTTCTCCGGGTGCGAAGGGCAGCAATCCTCTCTTCGAGGGGAATCTCGAAACGTTCTGAAGGTTTATATTTATAGTCAAAACCAGGTATCTTATGCCTCGGCATAGAATGGCCAAGACTCTGTTCAATCGAGCGAAACGCTTTCTCCTCGTTGGGAGAGACAAGGGTGCAGGCATCACCTGTTGCGCTTGCCCTGCCGGTCCGGCCTACCCTGTGAACGTAATCCTCGGCAATGGGAGGCACATCAAAGTTACAGACGAGACCGAGATTCTTCACATCTATACCCCGGGCGGCGATATCCGTTGCCACAAGGACACGGAACAGCCCGCGTTTAAATCCGTTCATGGCCTCGGTTCTCTGTCCCTGTGTGCGGTTACCGTGAATACGGGCACATGCAACACCGTGCTTTTCGAGGAAGTCGGCCAGCCGGTTGGCCCGATGCCTGGTACGGGTAAAGGCAAGTACACTCTTTGACATACTCTGCTTGAGGAGGGCGAGAAAGAGTGTAGATTTAAGCTCATGTGCTACAGGATATGCCACATGGGTGATTCCCTCCGCAGCAGCAGGCTTCGTCGTTATATTAAAAGAAAGAGGATTCTTGAGCATCTCCCTGGCCAGTGTCACGATGGGCGGGGGAAGGGTAGCCGAAAAGAAAAGAGTCTGACGACGCTCTGGAAGGTATCCCAGGATGCGTCTGATATCAGGCAGAAAACCCATATCTAGCATACGGTCCGCCTCATCGAGTACTAAATGGCTAATACCATCGAGTCGGGCATAATTGTTCCTTAGATGGTCAAGGAGGCGACCGGGTGTGGCGACAAGAACGTCCACCCCCTTTCGGAATGCCCTTTCCTGGGGAACAGGAGAAACGCCTCCGTATACAGCAGCGCTCTTAATAGGCGTGTAAATGGCAATATCCTGAAGATGATCCACTATCTGCACGGCAAGCTCCCGCGTGGGGGCAAGGATAAGTGCCCTTGTTATTCCCCGGGGTTTGCCGATCAACTGATGAAGAATGGGGAGAAGGAAGGCAGCAGTCTTACCGCTTCCAGTTACAGCCGTGGCCATGACATCATGTCCCTGTAGAAGGCGTGGAATAGCCAGCCGCTGGATTGGTGTAGGTTGGTCGAAACCCTTTTTTTGAAGGGCTTTCAACAGATGTGGATGAAGTGCAAACGATGAAAATGACATATATCTCCTTATTTCCTCAGGCGTATTGCCCAAAAAGGCAAGGTACCGCCGATGGATTAGTATCCGGCTGGTTTAGTTTGTATCTTGGGACGTTTAGGATGAATACGGAGGAATTGCCGGTGAAGCCGCCGCTCAGGCTCTGAAAGTCCACATATACTTAACGCATCTTGCCCAAGGCATGGCTGCTCCGACAAGTTAGGCTGGAGCATTTGACAAGAATGTCTATTACTAATGGAGCATTCTATATGGAGGGGAACGGAAAGTCAAGGGGAAAAAAGCTGGTGAAAATAAAGTGTTTGACAGTCTAAACTCAGGTGTGTTAAAAAATGCTGAACAGTCACCTTCTTTTTTAAAGGAACTGTCAACAGAATTTTATCTATAAGTTTACCAATAGAGAGAGTGCATTGTCAGATACGGACGGGATAGGAATAAAGAGAGGAGACCCTAAATGAAAAACAAATTCACTGTTGGGATTCTATTTTTAACATTATTTGTGTTTGCGATGTTAGTCAGCTGTAGTAAAAGTATAGAGACCTATTATCCCCTAAAGGAAGGGATGACATGGAAATATCAGAATACCTTCGGTTCACATGCTATCAATGGTGCTGAGAAAACGATTATTACTAACCTTGCCCCACAAGAATTAAAAGGTAAAAAAGTAACACCGCAAAAAGTGGAAATAGGAGGTCAAAGTCGCCTTTCTTTTCTAATTGAAGATGCAGGTGGTTTATACGAATTTACAGAACAACAACCAGTACCTGTAGGGCAAGAAAAGAAATCATCTACGTTTTATATTATAAAATATCCTATTAAAGCAGGAACAACATGGGAACGGATGGCCAGGACGTCTCTTAGCAACGTTCCTGTTAAGCTAAAATATACTATTGAAAGTATAGATGAGAAGGTTACAGTCCCTGCCGGTACATTCGAGGGATGTATTAAGGTTAATGGTCTTGGTGACACGCAAACAAATCTTAACATATTTGGTGGCACAATTATTATTGCTGTTACTGTAGAGCATTACTCTTGGTATGCCCCCAAAGTTGGTCTGGTTAAATCAATTGTGAAGGAAAAAAGCAGCCATATCTATGAAGCAGGGGAATGGGATATGACTATGCAGTTGGAATCATTTAAAAAATAGAAATGAAGGAAACGAAGCCATCAAATTTCTTTTGCCAGGATAATTGCCTCTGCTATCTCTCTCATGGACCTACGGGTGTTCATGCTCTGTTTCTGTATTCTGCGAAATGCATCTTCACCTGAAAGCCCTCGATCACGCATCAGTATATCTTTGGCTCGTTCCACCAATTTACGGGTTTCTAATTCCTCTTGAATAACCCTGGTTTTGACCATTAATTCTGTATTCTCAATGGCTATGGCTGACTGATTCGCTACAGTGGTCAAAACATTTACATCTGTTTCGGAGAATCTATATGGAGTTGATTTATAGCAGTTTATTACCCCTATTACTCTATCCTTTACACGCATTGGAACACTTAGCATAGAGACCAATCCCTCTTTTTTTGCAAGTTCTTTCTCTTTATACCTGGGTTCCTTCTGGACATCTATGATGACAGCCGGTTTATTCTTTTTGGCAACATAACCAACTATTCCTTCCCCCAGTTTTAAACTTCTTTCCTTTAAATATTCCTGGCTCATGCTTTGAGTTGCCCTGATTTTCAATACCTTATCTTTTTCATCAATCAGCCATAAAGAACATACTTTTGAGTTCATAACCTCTGCTGTGACTACTACTATCAACCGCAATATATCTTCCAGGTAAAGATCAGAGGTAATTGCCTCGCTGATCTTCAAAAGAGCCTCTATCTGTTTGGGATAAGATACTTTAGACTTTCCTGGCATCTTTAATTAATCCTTACCAAATACTATTAACTATTAACCGTTAACTGTATTTATTTCACTAGTTGTGATACTGGTACCACTTCTATCCCTTTTGCCTTCAGTTCTGGTATCATCTGTTTCAATGCTTTAATCGTAGCCGGGTGGGGATGACCAATACCTATGGCAGAACCATTTTTCAAGGAGAGTTTGGCCAGTTTGTAAATCTGGGCGTTGATTGATTTGAGGTCTTGATTATTATCCAAGAAAATGTTGCGCTCCGCAACCTTT
The sequence above is a segment of the Thermodesulfobacteriota bacterium genome. Coding sequences within it:
- a CDS encoding site-specific DNA-methyltransferase; translated protein: MPRGKKKTPKTEIDTYTHNGKKRKNNPPVGLVSTSTDKLNGRTKYQHDPHIDPTLSWAGKKEGMNVEVQNVSLHIHERIDPSRIVKSFLKPQKTEEQLSLFDEPENNPPLVKAIDFYRHEQDWTNRLIAGDSLLVMNSLLVKEGMAGKVQMIYIDPPYGIKYNSNFQPFVNKRDVKDGNDADIPAEPEMIQAFRDTWELEIHSYLTHLRDRLLLARELLNESGSVFVQISDENVHHVREICDEVFGVQNFCNIISFQKTGSIASNGLGVTVDFLVWYAKDKSKFKYHQLYTPRREGHPSLDRYDYVESKEGKYIRLKVEHIRGELPLPEGKRFGFTPLISDGAAKENKPFLFNGETFFAPPNKHWKTDPEKGGLQLVRAGRIAKVGNQLWYKRYVDDFPFVPMNDRWESIQIGTGLLYVVQTAARVIERCLLMTTDPGDLVLDITCGSGTTAFVGERWGRRWITCDTSRVAITLAKQRLMTAKFDYFELAYPEQGIKSGFKYKTVPHVTLKSIANNEPPAQETLYDQPFKVSGTVRVTGPFTVEAVPSLRVKPFDGNLPKLEVSGQELARIGETGKQAEWRDELKSTGIRAVGGRTITFSRVEPMTATRFLHARAEVLEKDGTNKLAYISFGPDYGPLEQRQAEAAITEARSLKEKPDFVIFAAFHFDPEASKDIDQMDWPGVTILKAQMSVDLLTTDLRKKRSSNQSYWLIGQPDVEVKKQKDGRYLVKLHGFDYYDPTCGEIISKGTKHIAMWFLDTDYDERSLMPDQVFFPEGDKKRDWTKLAKVLKSEVNEDALEKFSGVESIPFSAGDNNKIAVKIIDNRGIESFVIKELE
- a CDS encoding BPTD_3080 family restriction endonuclease, whose product is MAQKVIDTLIINNPYEEPKQYWKYIRETQEFELLDGRRDSGYWKATQRTAKNVDDPGEFVTIDLVNIIRPRVRKWRVAGYPNCTGTTRKLLQYWNDTEQREQRFFFCQLEAVETAIWLTEAPEHEKQGIQITGDGSDWQRLCLKLATGTGKTVVMAMLIAWQALNKIASPKDQRFSKNILIIAPGLTVHDRLQVLLPEKEDNFYQVFNIVDSVMWQELLQVKIRVRNWHKLAPINENYGPKVVKKGTESAEAFVRRALPDFGNASNILVINDEAHHCHRPTRDEEKSEQEKATIWVSGIDRIHEARGVLKCFDLTATPFKPTGRNIQGEMLFPWIVCDFGLNDAIESGLVKTPKVAVRDDSMMGSDLKSKLFHIYPEVKDDLNKRAEPHEGLPDLVRNAVNILGGDWLKEKEKWEKQNPPRETPPVMIMICNRTETAARLEYSFTNGYFAIEELGEKNNLLRIDQDALDKLEADESDKLSGSKKELVMQERERLNTVGKKGRAGADVQCVIGVNMLSEGWDARTVTHIIGLRAFTSQLLCEQVIGRGLRRISYDTYFDEKSQKEIFAPEYVTVFGVPFTFLPVEQKEGEPKEEKPKTKIQPIPERTEKEIKWPHVLRVDYKLCYFIEIDWSKVSPLVLSAEDAPTVVEVAPVIDGKPKFDQLSEIDLEKLAEQHRLQKYLLQGAVRLHEQFGKNWPGDSGSHINQAYRIIEEFITSSKLEMKLPLFYGTERLRNILIALNMQKIINHVGNAIRSTSKESPSLILDPVRPVRSTATSMIWWTTKPTQPIQKSQISHIVVDSGWEKVGFEFERNRIQGIMSWVKNDHLGFEIYYLWQGQTKTYYPDFIIRFEDRRNLILEVKGQTTEQDKAKWQAAKEWVNAVNADGRFGKWEFKVLDDPKNIFEIVK
- a CDS encoding type II toxin-antitoxin system RelE/ParE family toxin: MRVHWTNTAVEHLLAIYEYIAQDSPVYAQRMIDRLTRRSEQIATFPLSGCMVPEYEAQDIRGIGPKKLENIRPYLLVGKK
- a CDS encoding bifunctional methionine sulfoxide reductase B/A protein translates to MLNLISCLEGPAMAERAYNKLSTEEERVIVQKGTEAPFSGKYNDFFKKGYYHCKRCNARLYSSDDKFASTCGWPSFDDEIKEAIKRQKDVDGKRTEILCANCGAHLGHIFEGEGLTEKNIRHCVNSISLVFVSNKKEPHREKAYFAGGCFWGVEHLFEHKDGVISAVSGYMGGSMANPSYQDVTHGNTGHLEVVEVTYDPTKVNYEKLAKFFFEIHDPTQVDGQGPDIGKQYLSAIFYKNDGEKKIVHKLIDILKTKGYKVVTKVLPAGTFWKAEEYHQDYYDKKKQQPYCHVYKKKF
- a CDS encoding DEAD/DEAH box helicase, whose translation is MSFSSFALHPHLLKALQKKGFDQPTPIQRLAIPRLLQGHDVMATAVTGSGKTAAFLLPILHQLIGKPRGITRALILAPTRELAVQIVDHLQDIAIYTPIKSAAVYGGVSPVPQERAFRKGVDVLVATPGRLLDHLRNNYARLDGISHLVLDEADRMLDMGFLPDIRRILGYLPERRQTLFFSATLPPPIVTLAREMLKNPLSFNITTKPAAAEGITHVAYPVAHELKSTLFLALLKQSMSKSVLAFTRTRHRANRLADFLEKHGVACARIHGNRTQGQRTEAMNGFKRGLFRVLVATDIAARGIDVKNLGLVCNFDVPPIAEDYVHRVGRTGRASATGDACTLVSPNEEKAFRSIEQSLGHSMPRHKIPGFDYKYKPSERFEIPLEERIAALRTRRNGERVRRKVKAEVKGRTQTGRRFAGQGGESIHNTSQTRITPRYLRDRAEGPSKQKGTASRRFSTERSSR
- a CDS encoding GAF and ANTAR domain-containing protein produces the protein MPGKSKVSYPKQIEALLKISEAITSDLYLEDILRLIVVVTAEVMNSKVCSLWLIDEKDKVLKIRATQSMSQEYLKERSLKLGEGIVGYVAKKNKPAVIIDVQKEPRYKEKELAKKEGLVSMLSVPMRVKDRVIGVINCYKSTPYRFSETDVNVLTTVANQSAIAIENTELMVKTRVIQEELETRKLVERAKDILMRDRGLSGEDAFRRIQKQSMNTRRSMREIAEAIILAKEI